The Oscillospiraceae bacterium genome contains a region encoding:
- a CDS encoding glycoside hydrolase family 95 protein translates to MKDYLVFDKVPAREWEESVPIGNGRMGATMMCGVSYENIFLNEETIWSSHNVGEPKPEMYDILEDLRKLLLEDKILEANRLAGKTVPNLFTRIRSYENAGELKMSLHRNDSCGSYRHTLDLINGIATVEYDHDGSHYTREYFASNPDDVIAVRVTSSRAELDAWLSYDRPHCISVKTCNNELTAIAKTTFGEHLFCVKVRVVSDGKVTAEEGCLHITGGKTFSAYISIATQFRHADDFENCIKFPEETDFDVLKARHIADFSSLMKRADISLPAIPEMKATPMSERFRIMIFDRIQDDELTMLQWQFTRYMLVSSSRPGSLPANLQGLWSKGLSPEWCSDYHFNINIQTNYWPAEATNLSECHLPLFDYINDFLIESGKKTAETAYRARGAVVHSVSDIYGFTTPQGGPWGVWPHGLSWICLHLWEHYLFTKDEKFLRDTAYETVRLSAQFFLDIMFKDKNGHFVIGPAISPENTFRIPNENGELESFWMTLSTAMDTQIIGCMFRIFVESSRLLGIENEDTVRAAEVLENLPPMKIGKHGQIMEWREDYVENEIRHHHLSPGFAVYPDCAINRSTPELLKAVETMVDRRSGTQGTGGFRSCGWSVAWAMAIYARMGLGEKAHSMLEIFQRNLISTNMFFLQPHQWGHCFQIDGVLAFGAAVTEMLMQSHEGIIALLPALPARWDHGSFRGLCARGKIEADCSWENHSVTEFTLRGNGTAVLEFPATQKDLVFIDQNGNCHTVQNNRLTMQLDGECILKVKK, encoded by the coding sequence ATGAAAGATTATCTTGTATTCGACAAAGTCCCCGCACGCGAATGGGAAGAAAGCGTACCGATAGGCAACGGACGCATGGGTGCCACAATGATGTGCGGAGTAAGCTATGAAAATATTTTTCTCAACGAGGAAACTATCTGGTCCTCCCACAATGTAGGTGAACCCAAACCCGAAATGTATGATATACTGGAGGACCTGCGTAAACTCCTTTTAGAAGATAAAATACTGGAAGCCAATCGTCTTGCCGGCAAAACTGTCCCCAACCTTTTCACACGTATACGCTCCTACGAAAATGCGGGAGAATTGAAAATGAGCCTGCACCGTAATGACTCCTGCGGAAGCTACCGGCACACGCTGGATCTTATCAACGGTATTGCAACCGTGGAATATGACCATGACGGAAGCCACTATACCCGTGAGTATTTTGCTTCCAATCCCGATGACGTTATAGCGGTTCGTGTCACATCTTCAAGGGCAGAGCTTGATGCCTGGCTGTCCTATGACCGCCCTCACTGCATATCCGTAAAAACATGTAACAATGAGCTTACCGCCATTGCAAAAACCACTTTCGGAGAACATCTTTTCTGTGTAAAGGTACGAGTTGTTTCCGACGGCAAGGTCACCGCCGAGGAAGGCTGTCTGCATATAACCGGCGGAAAAACATTCAGTGCATATATTTCCATTGCCACTCAGTTCAGACACGCAGACGACTTCGAAAACTGCATAAAATTTCCCGAGGAAACAGATTTTGACGTACTCAAAGCACGCCACATTGCAGATTTCAGCTCTCTTATGAAGCGTGCGGATATCTCCCTCCCCGCTATTCCGGAAATGAAAGCCACACCCATGAGCGAGCGTTTTCGCATAATGATATTTGACAGAATTCAGGACGATGAACTGACAATGCTCCAGTGGCAGTTCACGCGTTACATGCTAGTTTCCAGCAGCCGTCCCGGTTCTCTGCCTGCCAATCTGCAGGGATTATGGTCAAAAGGACTCAGCCCCGAGTGGTGCAGTGACTATCATTTCAACATAAACATTCAGACAAACTACTGGCCCGCCGAAGCTACAAACCTTTCGGAGTGCCACCTGCCGCTGTTCGATTACATAAACGATTTTCTTATCGAGTCGGGCAAAAAAACCGCCGAAACAGCTTACCGTGCAAGAGGAGCTGTTGTGCACTCCGTCAGCGATATTTACGGCTTTACCACTCCGCAGGGCGGGCCCTGGGGTGTATGGCCTCACGGTCTGAGCTGGATATGCCTGCATCTGTGGGAGCACTATCTGTTCACAAAGGATGAAAAGTTCCTGCGTGACACCGCTTATGAAACAGTACGCCTTTCCGCTCAGTTCTTCCTGGATATAATGTTTAAAGACAAAAACGGACACTTTGTAATCGGACCTGCAATCAGCCCCGAAAACACTTTCCGTATTCCCAACGAGAACGGAGAGCTTGAGTCCTTCTGGATGACACTCAGCACAGCCATGGATACCCAGATAATCGGCTGTATGTTCCGTATTTTTGTCGAAAGCTCAAGGCTTCTCGGAATCGAAAACGAGGATACTGTCAGAGCGGCAGAAGTGCTTGAAAATCTGCCTCCCATGAAAATCGGCAAGCACGGTCAGATCATGGAATGGCGTGAGGATTATGTGGAAAATGAAATACGCCATCATCATTTATCTCCCGGCTTTGCAGTTTATCCCGATTGTGCCATAAACCGCTCCACACCCGAGCTTCTTAAAGCGGTCGAGACTATGGTAGACCGCAGAAGCGGTACCCAAGGCACAGGTGGATTCCGCTCCTGCGGATGGAGTGTGGCATGGGCTATGGCTATTTACGCACGTATGGGACTGGGCGAAAAAGCACACAGCATGCTCGAAATTTTCCAGCGCAACTTGATTTCAACCAATATGTTCTTCCTGCAACCCCACCAATGGGGTCACTGCTTCCAGATAGACGGTGTTCTGGCCTTTGGTGCGGCTGTTACAGAAATGCTGATGCAGAGCCATGAAGGCATAATAGCACTCCTTCCCGCATTGCCTGCACGTTGGGATCACGGCAGCTTCCGCGGTTTGTGCGCAAGAGGCAAGATAGAGGCAGATTGTTCATGGGAAAATCACAGTGTAACCGAATTCACCCTCAGAGGAAACGGAACTGCTGTACTGGAATTCCCCGCAACACAAAAAGACCTTGTATTTATCGACCAAAACGGCAACTGTCATACCGTACAGAATAACCGTCTTACAATGCAACTTGACGGCGAATGTATTTTAAAAGTTAAAAAGTAA
- the murI gene encoding glutamate racemase, translating into MRYGVFDSGLGGMTVLTKLMEIMPHNDYIYFGDVARVPYGTRSNDTIIKYAKEDAAFLIKNRIDAIIIACGTVSAVAHDTLRNCCNVPVYSVIDFAVKAAAKKTKNKKIGVIGTQATVNSGVFTRKLYEADGSLLVDSVACPLLVPLIENGIQYDDSIAEMVAARYLDPLMKQGVDTIIMGCTHYPIYTETFKKIYPDALYINPGLETAVQLSQKSPRTDTNGKTDIYVSEISQAFYETADIMGFRVSKDEIKIVDVSGYAL; encoded by the coding sequence ATGAGATACGGTGTATTCGACAGCGGTCTTGGCGGTATGACGGTGCTCACGAAGCTCATGGAAATAATGCCGCACAACGACTACATATACTTCGGTGACGTGGCGCGCGTGCCATATGGCACCCGTTCCAACGACACGATAATAAAATATGCAAAGGAAGACGCAGCTTTTCTTATAAAAAACAGAATTGATGCTATTATCATAGCCTGCGGTACCGTAAGTGCCGTAGCTCATGACACATTGCGTAATTGCTGCAATGTGCCTGTGTACAGCGTTATTGATTTTGCGGTCAAAGCTGCTGCCAAAAAAACAAAAAACAAAAAAATCGGTGTTATCGGAACTCAGGCAACCGTAAACAGCGGAGTTTTCACCCGCAAGCTTTATGAAGCGGACGGCTCTCTTTTGGTCGACAGCGTCGCTTGCCCTCTGCTTGTTCCGCTGATTGAAAACGGAATACAGTATGACGACAGCATTGCAGAAATGGTGGCGGCAAGATATCTGGACCCCCTCATGAAGCAAGGCGTGGATACAATTATAATGGGCTGTACGCACTACCCCATTTATACCGAAACCTTCAAAAAGATTTACCCCGATGCCCTGTACATAAACCCCGGGCTTGAAACTGCTGTTCAGCTTTCACAAAAAAGCCCGCGCACCGATACAAATGGCAAAACCGACATTTACGTAAGCGAAATAAGCCAGGCGTTCTACGAAACAGCAGATATTATGGGATTCAGGGTTTCAAAGGACGAAATAAAAATCGTGGATGTAAGCGGATATGCACTATAA
- the nagA gene encoding N-acetylglucosamine-6-phosphate deacetylase → MNPTKIIGNIVTPLRVIHEGEVSFENGIITYVGKARTDNASYNIIDCRGLYVTPGFVDVHLHGGGGADFLDGDTDAFLIPAKAHARHGTTTLLPTTSAGTDDDLFLFFDNYKKCLPLNSEGACMPGVHLEGPYFSVEQRGAQPLQFLKNPTPEHYIKILDYCDKIIRVDCACELEGAMELGDELYKRGIVASIAHTDAIYEQTLEAFEHGYTHLTHFYSGMSQLVRKNSYRFPGVIEAGYILDDFTVEIIADGCHLPPSLLRYIYKAKGADKVCLTTDSSRGEMPGKGNLTILGSLKNGSECIIEDGVAKVPDRSCFAGSIATTDRLVRNMLQHADCGICDAVKMMTRTPAVTHNLKGKGILVTGFDADITVFDENVDIKYTIVGGNTVYRK, encoded by the coding sequence ATGAATCCCACAAAAATTATAGGAAATATTGTCACTCCCCTACGTGTCATACACGAGGGTGAGGTAAGCTTTGAAAACGGAATAATAACCTATGTAGGTAAGGCAAGAACAGACAACGCCTCGTATAATATCATCGACTGCCGCGGACTTTATGTAACTCCCGGTTTTGTAGACGTACACCTGCACGGCGGCGGGGGTGCGGATTTTCTGGACGGCGACACCGACGCATTCCTGATTCCCGCAAAAGCCCACGCCCGGCACGGAACCACCACTCTTCTCCCCACAACCTCTGCGGGAACGGATGATGACCTGTTCCTCTTTTTTGACAACTACAAAAAATGTCTTCCTCTGAACAGCGAGGGGGCATGTATGCCGGGGGTTCATCTGGAAGGGCCGTACTTCTCGGTAGAGCAGCGCGGGGCACAGCCATTACAGTTTCTCAAGAACCCAACTCCCGAGCACTACATAAAAATCCTGGACTACTGCGATAAAATAATCCGAGTTGACTGTGCCTGTGAGCTTGAGGGTGCTATGGAGCTGGGCGATGAGCTGTACAAGCGCGGTATTGTAGCTTCCATCGCACACACCGACGCGATTTATGAACAGACTCTTGAGGCTTTCGAGCACGGCTACACACATCTTACACATTTTTACAGCGGTATGTCTCAGTTGGTACGCAAAAATTCCTATCGCTTCCCCGGTGTTATCGAGGCAGGATATATACTGGATGACTTTACTGTTGAAATAATTGCCGACGGATGCCACCTTCCGCCGTCGCTTCTGCGCTACATTTACAAAGCAAAGGGTGCGGACAAGGTATGTCTTACAACCGACTCCTCCAGAGGCGAAATGCCCGGCAAGGGAAATCTCACAATACTGGGAAGTCTTAAAAACGGAAGCGAATGTATTATCGAGGACGGTGTTGCCAAGGTGCCCGACCGTTCCTGTTTTGCAGGCAGTATCGCCACCACCGACAGGCTGGTACGCAACATGCTTCAGCACGCCGACTGCGGAATTTGCGATGCAGTAAAAATGATGACCCGCACCCCTGCCGTCACCCACAACCTCAAGGGCAAGGGTATACTGGTTACCGGCTTTGATGCAGACATAACAGTCTTTGACGAAAATGTTGATATTAAATACACCATAGTAGGCGGAAACACCGTTTACAGAAAGTAA
- a CDS encoding glucosamine-6-phosphate deaminase, which translates to MLKEFFKDNLKVKIFATRAEMGADAATDAKSAIKKLLSEKDEIRMIFAAAPSQNDFLASLVNDKSIDFTRINAFHMDEYIGLDKDAPQGFGNFLRDRLFSLAPFKSVTYLNGQCDDPEAECKRYSELLNAAPIDIVCMGIGENGHIAFNDPPVADFNDPFSVKVVELDQVCRNQQVNDGCFASIDLVPTHALSLTIPRLINTDNIFCIVPAPTKANAVKSTLTGEIVTACPASILRTHKNATLYLDADSARYVL; encoded by the coding sequence ATGCTTAAAGAATTTTTCAAGGACAATCTCAAAGTAAAGATTTTTGCAACCCGCGCCGAGATGGGCGCAGATGCCGCGACCGATGCAAAATCGGCTATAAAAAAGCTTCTTTCCGAAAAGGATGAAATACGCATGATTTTCGCTGCCGCTCCCAGTCAGAACGATTTTCTCGCTTCTTTGGTGAACGACAAGAGCATTGATTTTACAAGAATCAACGCATTCCACATGGATGAATACATCGGTCTTGACAAGGATGCGCCCCAGGGTTTCGGCAATTTTCTGCGCGACAGACTTTTCTCCCTCGCCCCTTTCAAGTCCGTAACCTACCTCAACGGTCAGTGTGATGACCCCGAGGCAGAATGCAAGCGCTACTCCGAGCTTCTCAACGCCGCTCCTATTGACATCGTGTGCATGGGTATAGGTGAAAACGGTCACATTGCATTTAACGACCCTCCTGTTGCCGATTTCAACGACCCATTCTCTGTAAAGGTTGTTGAACTGGATCAGGTGTGCCGCAATCAGCAGGTAAACGACGGATGCTTCGCTTCCATCGACCTTGTTCCCACGCATGCACTCAGTCTTACCATCCCCCGTCTTATCAACACGGACAACATTTTCTGCATCGTTCCCGCACCTACCAAGGCAAACGCGGTAAAATCAACTCTCACCGGAGAAATCGTCACCGCCTGCCCCGCATCAATCCTGCGCACCCACAAAAACGCAACACTCTATCTCGATGCAGACAGCGCAAGATACGTGCTTTGA
- a CDS encoding spore coat associated protein CotJA, with translation MKGVLFLDNTRMLQRNGRLTNLSAYSTLPHFNRSERSGGCGCDGDMQHHTHHHAHGTTCECNRKDNCNECGYTPAQSCGCTREVPLAISSIGIQKWCDIYDFEQGFRSGTIFKQLDLPFCGCKGGHL, from the coding sequence ATGAAAGGGGTTTTATTTTTGGATAACACCAGAATGCTTCAAAGAAACGGACGTCTGACAAATTTATCCGCTTACAGCACTCTGCCTCACTTCAATCGTTCTGAACGCTCCGGCGGTTGCGGATGCGATGGCGATATGCAGCATCACACCCATCATCATGCGCACGGCACAACCTGCGAATGTAACCGCAAGGATAATTGCAACGAATGCGGCTACACCCCCGCACAGTCATGCGGATGCACAAGAGAAGTACCTCTCGCCATTTCCTCTATCGGCATACAGAAATGGTGTGACATATACGATTTCGAGCAGGGATTCAGATCCGGCACCATCTTCAAACAACTGGATCTCCCCTTCTGCGGATGCAAAGGAGGACATTTATAA
- a CDS encoding spore coat protein CotJB: MQRRTFIMCERDILQRKIDIISFCMDDTRLFLDTHPCDREAMCHYEKLHKMRCELMNEYVAKFGPLCAYQYVPAESWAWTNGPQPWEKGGNN, encoded by the coding sequence ATGCAAAGGAGGACATTTATAATGTGCGAACGCGATATTTTACAGCGAAAAATTGACATAATCAGCTTTTGCATGGATGATACCCGCTTATTTCTCGACACTCATCCCTGTGACCGCGAAGCAATGTGCCACTACGAAAAGCTGCACAAAATGCGCTGCGAGCTGATGAATGAGTATGTAGCAAAATTCGGTCCCTTATGCGCATATCAGTATGTCCCTGCCGAAAGCTGGGCATGGACAAATGGTCCTCAGCCCTGGGAAAAAGGAGGTAACAACTAA
- a CDS encoding recombinase family protein, whose translation MKVAAAYIRVSTDDQLEYSPDSQLEKIKLYAEKNQILLPEEFIFVDEGISGRKTKNRPAFNEMIGLAKCNPKPFDVILVWKFSRFARNREDSIVYKSMLRKERNIDVVSVSEDIGDDKLSILIEAIIEAMDEFYSINLAEEVKRGMTEKAKRGGVLSIPGFGYKVENGEYVIVPEEAEIIRKVFNDYLNKKGFLTIAKELNAMGIKTHRNCKIENRTIDYWLHNMLYIGKICWSPNGKRSRNYNLEDMIISGGHHEPIIDMETWDKTQERLVKQKEKYGKYYNSNRKDLSHWLTGLLRCEKCGKVLSYQGGYFGCSERSRGKCDGVGYIKAEKIANIILNILSEIELPNVELEFAEPNSAREVNINDDNRIISAQIQRLEIRLERVKLAYEDGVDTLEEYKAKKKAITDEIDKLNEMLEQAQEEEPKEEVKLNKKELRRLTEVLKDADVSNMEKNNMARTIFKEIIKGGDDVKRLKCVFWRH comes from the coding sequence ATGAAAGTAGCGGCAGCTTACATACGAGTTTCTACTGATGATCAGCTTGAGTACAGTCCTGACAGTCAGTTGGAAAAAATAAAACTCTATGCGGAAAAAAATCAAATTTTATTGCCTGAAGAATTTATATTTGTAGATGAAGGCATCAGCGGAAGAAAAACAAAAAACAGACCTGCATTTAATGAGATGATAGGTTTGGCAAAATGTAATCCGAAACCGTTTGACGTTATATTAGTTTGGAAATTCAGTCGATTTGCACGAAATCGTGAAGACAGTATCGTTTATAAATCTATGCTCAGAAAAGAGCGTAATATTGATGTTGTATCTGTTAGCGAAGATATTGGTGATGATAAATTATCTATCCTTATAGAAGCTATTATCGAAGCAATGGACGAATTTTACAGTATCAACCTCGCTGAAGAAGTAAAACGAGGAATGACAGAAAAAGCAAAAAGAGGCGGTGTTCTTTCTATTCCCGGATTTGGCTATAAGGTTGAAAATGGTGAATATGTGATTGTTCCTGAAGAAGCAGAGATTATACGTAAAGTTTTTAATGACTATCTGAACAAAAAGGGCTTTTTAACAATTGCAAAAGAACTGAATGCTATGGGAATAAAAACACATCGGAACTGTAAGATTGAGAACAGAACCATAGACTATTGGCTTCATAATATGTTGTACATAGGAAAAATCTGTTGGAGTCCAAACGGTAAACGCTCAAGAAACTATAATTTGGAAGATATGATTATCAGCGGTGGACATCACGAACCTATTATAGATATGGAAACCTGGGATAAGACACAGGAAAGATTGGTTAAGCAAAAAGAAAAGTATGGCAAGTATTATAATTCTAATCGTAAAGATTTATCTCACTGGTTAACCGGATTATTAAGATGTGAGAAATGCGGAAAAGTTTTGTCTTATCAGGGAGGTTACTTCGGCTGTTCAGAGCGAAGCAGAGGAAAATGTGACGGAGTTGGATATATAAAAGCAGAAAAAATAGCTAATATCATTCTCAACATTTTATCCGAAATAGAACTACCAAATGTTGAACTGGAATTTGCTGAGCCTAATTCTGCTCGGGAAGTAAATATCAACGATGACAATAGGATTATATCTGCACAAATTCAAAGACTTGAAATTCGTTTGGAACGAGTAAAGCTTGCTTATGAAGATGGTGTAGATACTCTTGAAGAGTACAAAGCAAAGAAAAAAGCTATTACAGATGAAATTGATAAGCTGAATGAAATGCTTGAGCAAGCTCAGGAGGAAGAACCAAAAGAAGAAGTCAAGCTAAACAAAAAAGAGCTTCGCAGATTGACCGAGGTTTTGAAAGATGCTGATGTAAGTAATATGGAAAAGAACAACATGGCAAGGACAATTTTCAAAGAAATTATAAAAGGCGGAGATGACGTGAAACGGCTTAAATGCGTGTTTTGGCGGCATTAG